One Paraburkholderia phytofirmans OLGA172 genomic window carries:
- a CDS encoding SMR family transporter, with translation MNPISLFCILAGVTLNAGAQLLLKAGTNAVGHFDFSRANILPIAFRLATQPPIIGGLACYVISVGVWVVGLSRVDVSIAYPMLSLGYVVNAFAAWYLFGEVLSAQKLVGIGVILIGVVVVARS, from the coding sequence ATGAACCCGATTTCCCTCTTTTGCATCCTCGCCGGCGTCACGTTGAACGCCGGCGCGCAATTGCTGCTCAAAGCCGGAACGAATGCCGTTGGACACTTCGATTTCTCCCGTGCGAACATCCTGCCCATCGCCTTCCGGCTCGCAACGCAGCCACCGATCATCGGCGGGCTGGCCTGCTACGTGATCAGCGTGGGCGTTTGGGTGGTCGGACTCTCGCGGGTGGACGTGTCGATTGCCTATCCGATGTTGTCGCTCGGATACGTCGTCAACGCGTTCGCGGCGTGGTATCTATTCGGCGAAGTGTTGTCGGCACAGAAGCTGGTAGGGATCGGCGTCATCCTGATCGGCGTCGTCGTCGTGGCGCGCAGCTAG
- a CDS encoding DegT/DnrJ/EryC1/StrS family aminotransferase, producing the protein MSQSPVPFLPFVKPEIDEETIQGVVDVLRSGWITTGPQNQKFEAALSEFCGGRPVRTFNSGTATLEIGLRIAGVGEGDEVITTPASWVATSNVVYEVGATPVFVDIDPVTRNIDLDLLEKAITPRTKAIIPVYLSGLPVDMDRLYDIARAHKLRVIEDAAQAFGSTWKGERIGRLGDMVSFSFHANKNLTSIEGGALVLNNEEEAILAQKYRLQGITRTGFDGMDCDVLGGKYNLTDVAARVGLGQLPHLERFLAQRKKLVRAYFAGLEGGAALKLGIGLPLADFENSNWHMFQITLPLEKLSIDRAGFMGLLKERGIGSGVHYPAIHLFSLYRARGFKEGMFPHAERFGATTVTLPLFTLMNEGDVERVCRAVNEICEQYGK; encoded by the coding sequence ATGAGCCAGTCACCAGTCCCGTTTTTGCCGTTTGTCAAACCTGAGATCGATGAAGAAACGATTCAGGGCGTCGTCGACGTGCTCCGCTCCGGTTGGATCACGACCGGCCCGCAGAACCAGAAGTTCGAAGCGGCGTTGTCCGAGTTCTGCGGCGGCCGCCCGGTGCGCACGTTCAATTCCGGCACCGCGACGCTCGAAATCGGGCTGCGTATCGCGGGCGTGGGCGAAGGCGACGAAGTCATCACCACCCCCGCCTCGTGGGTCGCGACCAGCAATGTGGTCTATGAAGTCGGCGCGACGCCGGTGTTCGTCGATATCGACCCGGTGACCCGCAACATCGACCTGGACCTGCTGGAAAAGGCCATCACGCCGCGCACCAAGGCGATTATTCCGGTTTACCTGTCGGGGCTGCCGGTCGACATGGACCGGCTGTATGACATCGCTCGCGCCCACAAGCTGCGCGTAATCGAAGACGCCGCGCAGGCGTTCGGCTCGACGTGGAAAGGCGAGCGCATCGGCAGGCTCGGCGATATGGTCTCGTTCAGCTTTCACGCGAACAAGAATCTGACCTCGATCGAAGGCGGCGCCCTGGTGCTGAACAACGAGGAAGAAGCGATCCTCGCCCAGAAGTACCGCCTGCAAGGCATCACCCGCACCGGCTTCGACGGCATGGACTGCGACGTGCTGGGCGGCAAGTACAACCTGACGGACGTCGCCGCGCGTGTCGGCCTCGGTCAGCTGCCGCATCTGGAGCGTTTCCTTGCACAGCGCAAAAAGCTCGTGCGCGCCTATTTCGCTGGACTCGAAGGCGGCGCGGCGCTCAAGCTGGGCATCGGCCTGCCGCTTGCCGACTTCGAGAACAGCAACTGGCACATGTTCCAGATCACGCTGCCGCTCGAAAAGCTGTCGATCGACCGCGCCGGCTTCATGGGCCTGTTGAAGGAACGCGGCATCGGTTCGGGCGTGCACTATCCGGCGATTCACCTGTTCTCGCTGTACCGTGCGCGCGGCTTCAAGGAAGGGATGTTCCCGCACGCGGAGCGCTTCGGCGCCACCACCGTCACGCTGCCGCTGTTCACGCTGATGAACGAGGGCGACGTGGAGCGGGTCTGCCGCGCGGTCAACGAAATTTGCGAACAATACGGAAAATAA
- a CDS encoding formyltransferase — MKPRAVVFAYHNVGVRCLQVLLARGVEVALVVTHEDSPTENIWFSSVASVAAGHGIPVVTPADPKSPELRAAVSAARPDFIFSFYYRHMLPVDLLALAARGAYNMHGSLLPKYRGRVPTNWAVIHGETETGATLHEMAAKPDAGAIIAQTPVPILPDDTAAQVFDKVTVAAEQTLWRVLPALLAGEAPHLPNDLSHGSYYGGRKPEDGRIDWTQAAQQVYNLIRAVAPPYPGAFTDIAGHRFIIARARLAAPGALRSDLPPGLHVSDNAVFAICGDGRSIAIHELRHQHDGNETVITPAEFAQLIQTPRHS, encoded by the coding sequence ATGAAGCCGCGCGCCGTCGTATTCGCGTATCACAACGTCGGCGTGCGCTGCCTGCAGGTGCTGCTCGCGCGTGGCGTCGAGGTGGCGCTGGTCGTGACGCATGAGGACAGCCCAACCGAAAACATCTGGTTCAGCAGTGTCGCCTCGGTTGCGGCCGGGCACGGCATTCCCGTCGTCACGCCGGCCGATCCGAAAAGCCCGGAATTGCGCGCCGCGGTGAGCGCCGCGCGCCCGGACTTCATCTTTTCGTTTTACTACCGCCACATGTTGCCGGTCGATCTGCTGGCGCTCGCCGCACGGGGCGCTTACAACATGCACGGCTCGCTTCTGCCGAAGTACCGTGGCCGCGTGCCGACCAACTGGGCGGTCATCCACGGCGAAACCGAAACCGGCGCGACGCTGCACGAAATGGCCGCCAAGCCCGATGCGGGCGCGATCATCGCGCAAACGCCGGTGCCGATCCTGCCCGACGACACCGCCGCGCAAGTGTTCGACAAGGTCACGGTGGCCGCCGAGCAGACCCTGTGGCGCGTGCTCCCGGCACTGCTCGCGGGCGAAGCGCCGCATCTGCCGAACGATCTGTCGCACGGCAGCTACTACGGCGGGCGCAAGCCTGAAGACGGCCGGATCGACTGGACGCAAGCCGCGCAGCAAGTCTACAACCTGATCCGGGCGGTCGCGCCGCCCTATCCCGGCGCGTTTACCGATATCGCAGGTCACCGTTTCATCATCGCCCGTGCGCGCCTGGCTGCGCCCGGCGCGCTTCGCTCGGATTTGCCGCCGGGCCTGCACGTAAGCGATAATGCCGTTTTCGCGATATGCGGCGACGGTCGCTCGATCGCCATCCACGAATTGCGGCACCAGCATGACGGCAACGAAACCGTTATCACCCCGGCCGAATTCGCCCAGCTCATCCAAACTCCCCGTCATTCATGA
- a CDS encoding polysaccharide deacetylase family protein, with protein MARIVLKIDVDTLRGTREGVPNLARIFDRFKARATFLFSLGPDHTGWAMRRVLRPGFLKKVSRTSVVEHYGIKQLMYGVLLPGPDIGVKSAAEMRAIHEAGFECGIHTWDHVYWQDNVRSQDREWTEKQMQKSFNRFVAIFGTPPVTHGAAGWQMNGHAFEQIDAWGMHYASDGRGHSPYLPVVGGRQLSHVQMPTTLPTLDEVLGVDGVDEHNVAAWMLKHTENNPHDQVFTLHAELEGQKLAPIFEQLLEGWRAQGHSFATMGDYYATLDRSTLPSYPVTWGEIPGRSGELIVQF; from the coding sequence TTGGCTCGTATCGTCCTGAAGATCGACGTCGACACGCTGCGCGGCACCCGCGAAGGCGTGCCGAATCTTGCTCGCATCTTCGACCGCTTCAAGGCGCGTGCCACTTTCCTCTTCAGCCTCGGGCCCGACCACACCGGCTGGGCGATGCGCCGCGTGTTGCGGCCGGGCTTTCTGAAGAAGGTGTCGCGCACGTCGGTGGTCGAACATTACGGCATCAAGCAGTTGATGTACGGCGTGCTGCTGCCGGGGCCGGACATCGGCGTGAAAAGCGCCGCGGAAATGCGCGCGATTCATGAAGCCGGTTTCGAATGCGGCATTCACACGTGGGACCACGTTTACTGGCAGGACAACGTGCGTTCGCAAGACCGCGAGTGGACCGAGAAGCAGATGCAGAAAAGCTTCAACCGCTTCGTCGCGATCTTCGGCACGCCGCCCGTCACGCACGGTGCGGCCGGCTGGCAGATGAACGGTCACGCGTTCGAGCAGATCGACGCGTGGGGCATGCACTACGCGTCCGACGGGCGCGGCCATTCGCCGTATCTGCCGGTGGTCGGCGGCCGGCAGCTGTCGCACGTGCAGATGCCCACCACGCTGCCCACGCTCGACGAAGTGCTCGGCGTGGATGGTGTCGATGAGCACAACGTCGCCGCGTGGATGTTGAAGCACACCGAAAACAATCCGCATGATCAGGTGTTCACGCTGCACGCTGAACTCGAAGGACAAAAGCTTGCGCCGATTTTCGAACAGCTGCTGGAGGGCTGGCGCGCGCAAGGCCATAGCTTCGCGACCATGGGCGATTACTACGCCACGCTAGACCGCAGCACGCTGCCATCGTACCCTGTTACGTGGGGCGAAATTCCAGGCCGCTCCGGCGAGTTGATTGTCCAGTTCTGA
- a CDS encoding bifunctional UDP-4-keto-pentose/UDP-xylose synthase codes for MKTEGFAKKVLILGVNGFIGHHLSKRILETTDWEVFGMDMQTERLGDLVNHERMHFFEGDITINKEWVEYHIKKCDVILPLVAIATPATYVKQPLRVFELDFEANLPIVRSAVKYGKHLVFPSTSEVYGMCTDEQFDPEESQLSYGPINKPRWIYACSKQLMDRVIWGYGMEGLNFTLFRPFNWIGPGLDSIYTPKEGSSRVVTQFLGHIVRGENISLVDGGAQKRAFTDIDDGIGALMKIIENKDGVATGKIYNIGNPTNNFSVRELAHKMLTLAAEFPEYAELAKKVQLVETSSGAYYGAGYQDVQNRVPKIDNTMQELGWAPKSTFDEALRKIFEAYRGHVAEARALVEQQ; via the coding sequence ATGAAAACCGAAGGTTTCGCTAAAAAAGTCCTGATTCTGGGTGTGAACGGCTTCATCGGCCATCACCTGTCCAAACGCATTCTTGAAACGACCGATTGGGAAGTCTTCGGGATGGACATGCAGACCGAACGTCTCGGCGACCTCGTCAATCATGAGCGGATGCACTTCTTCGAAGGCGACATCACGATCAACAAGGAGTGGGTCGAGTATCACATCAAGAAGTGCGATGTGATCCTGCCGCTGGTCGCGATCGCCACGCCCGCCACGTACGTGAAGCAGCCGCTGCGCGTGTTCGAACTCGACTTCGAAGCGAACCTGCCGATCGTGCGTTCGGCCGTCAAGTACGGCAAGCACCTCGTGTTTCCGTCGACCTCCGAGGTCTACGGCATGTGCACGGACGAGCAGTTCGATCCGGAAGAATCGCAACTGTCGTACGGCCCGATCAACAAGCCGCGCTGGATCTACGCGTGCTCCAAGCAGCTGATGGACCGCGTGATCTGGGGTTACGGCATGGAAGGCCTGAACTTCACGCTGTTCCGTCCGTTCAACTGGATCGGCCCGGGCCTCGATTCGATCTATACGCCGAAGGAAGGCAGCTCGCGCGTGGTCACGCAGTTCCTCGGCCATATCGTGCGCGGCGAGAACATCAGCCTCGTGGACGGCGGTGCGCAAAAGCGCGCGTTCACGGATATCGACGACGGCATCGGCGCGCTGATGAAGATCATCGAGAACAAGGACGGTGTCGCCACGGGCAAGATCTACAACATCGGCAACCCGACCAACAATTTCTCGGTGCGCGAGCTCGCGCACAAGATGCTGACGCTGGCCGCCGAATTCCCGGAATACGCCGAGCTGGCCAAGAAGGTGCAGCTGGTCGAAACGTCCTCGGGCGCGTACTACGGTGCGGGCTATCAGGATGTGCAGAACCGCGTGCCGAAGATCGACAACACGATGCAGGAACTCGGCTGGGCGCCGAAGTCGACCTTCGACGAAGCGCTGCGCAAGATTTTCGAAGCGTATCGCGGCCACGTCGCCGAAGCGCGCGCCCTCGTCGAACAGCAATAA
- a CDS encoding glycosyltransferase gives MSYSEHRAVAPEVSIIIPVYNEEAGLAALFARLYPALDALGTGYEVIFINDGSRDKSAALLAEQFRARPDTTRVILLNGNYGQHMAILAGFEQSRGEIVITLDADLQNPPEEIAKLVNKMREGYDYVGTIRLQRQDSLWRRKASRAMNRLRERITRIKMTDQGCMLRAYSRHIIDTINRCGEINTFIPALAYTFAQNPVEIEVAHEERFAGESKYSLYSLIRLNFDLVTGFSVVPLQWLSFIGVILSLGSAALFVLLLIRRFIIGAEVQGVFTLFAVIFFLLGVIIFALGLLGEYIGRIYQQVRARPRYLVQTILEQRDGATVTEAPRQTVVQAVQAAPLVDQGPNP, from the coding sequence ATGAGTTATTCGGAACATCGCGCCGTCGCACCGGAAGTGTCGATCATCATCCCGGTGTACAACGAGGAAGCCGGGCTGGCCGCGCTGTTCGCGCGCCTCTACCCGGCGCTCGACGCGCTCGGCACCGGCTATGAAGTGATCTTCATCAACGACGGCAGCCGCGACAAATCCGCCGCCCTGCTCGCCGAGCAGTTCCGCGCGCGGCCCGACACGACCCGCGTGATTCTGCTGAACGGCAACTACGGCCAGCACATGGCGATTCTGGCGGGCTTCGAGCAATCGCGCGGCGAGATCGTCATCACGCTCGACGCCGACCTGCAGAATCCGCCGGAAGAAATCGCCAAGCTGGTCAACAAGATGCGCGAAGGCTACGACTACGTCGGCACGATCCGCCTGCAACGCCAGGACAGCTTGTGGCGCCGCAAGGCCTCGCGCGCGATGAACCGTCTGCGCGAGCGCATCACCCGCATCAAGATGACCGACCAGGGCTGCATGCTGCGCGCGTACAGCCGCCACATCATCGACACGATCAATCGCTGCGGTGAGATCAACACCTTCATTCCGGCGCTCGCATACACCTTCGCGCAGAATCCGGTCGAGATCGAAGTCGCGCACGAAGAGCGTTTTGCCGGCGAATCGAAGTACTCGCTTTACAGCCTGATCCGTTTGAATTTCGACCTGGTCACCGGCTTCTCGGTCGTGCCGCTGCAATGGCTGTCGTTCATCGGCGTGATCCTGTCGCTCGGGTCCGCCGCGCTGTTCGTGCTGCTGCTGATTCGCCGCTTCATCATCGGCGCGGAAGTGCAAGGTGTGTTCACGCTGTTCGCTGTCATCTTCTTCCTGCTTGGCGTGATCATCTTCGCGTTGGGCCTGCTCGGTGAATACATCGGCCGGATTTATCAGCAGGTGCGCGCGCGTCCGCGTTACCTGGTGCAAACGATTCTCGAGCAGCGCGACGGCGCCACCGTGACCGAAGCGCCGCGTCAGACGGTGGTGCAGGCCGTGCAAGCCGCGCCGTTGGTCGATCAGGGCCCGAATCCATGA